CCGGTCTGGTACGTGCCGGCCTCCGTGCGCCAGGAGCATGCCGAGCAGGGCGATCCGCTGCCGGCCGTCGTGCCGCCCGGCCCGGAGAATCCGCTCGGTCGCCACGCGATGGCGCTGTCGATGCCCGGGTATCTGATCCACGGCACGAACAAACCCGCCGGCGTCGGGATGCGCGTGAGCCACGGCTGCATTCGGTTGTATCCGGAGGACATCGAGGCGCTGTTCGAGCGCGTCCCCCGCGGCACGCCGGTGCACATCGTCAACCAGCCCGTGCTCGCCGGCTGGAACGACGGCGAGCTCTACCTCGAGGTGCACCGGCCGCTCGACGAGGACGAGCGCGACCTCGCGCGGGAAGCCGACGAGGCGATCGCGGCCGCCCTCCGCCGGTCGGGCCGCGCGGATGTGGAGCTCGACCGCGCCGCGATCGCACGCGTCGTCGCCGAGCAGCGCGGCATACCGTTTCCGATCGGCATGTCCGCAATGCCGTTCGACGAGTACCTCGCAGCGTCGAGGATCGTCGAGAACACGACGCCGCTGCCGCAGTCCGAGACCGCGGCCGCCGCCGACGTGCCCGACGCGCTTCCCGAGGACTGAGCACAATGCTTGCGCGGCCGTCCGCTCCGCCCGTTCGATGGCGGTCGAGCCGATAGCGTTTCCCGCAGAGGGCGGCACGCCCGGAGGCGTACGCCCGCAAGCGATCGGGCTGCCGGAGCTGACGGTCGCGGCGTTCCTCGGCCGCACCGAGCGCGGTCCCGTGGACGAGCCGGTCGCCGTCGAGAGCTTCGACGAGTACCGGCGCGCCTTCGGCGGGCACACGCCGTTCAGCTTCGTCTCGTATGCGGTCGAGCATTTCTTCCTGAACGGCGGCGAACGGGCCGTCGTCGTCCGCCTCGCGAACCGCGCGACACGGGGCGTGATCGAGATTCCGGCCGAAGGCGACGTGATGCGCCTGATGGCGCGCCGGCCGGGCAGCCGCGAATGCTTGCGCGTGTCGATCGACTACGACGGCGTCGAGCAGGATGCTGCACGATTCAATCTGGTCGTGCAGCGGGTCGCGAAACCGGGCTCGCAGCTGGTCGAGGATCAGGAGCTTTACCCGGCGATATCGATCGATCCGGACGACCGCCGCTTCGTCGTCGACGCGCTGCAGGACTCCGAGCTCGTGCGGGTCGTCGGGCCGTTGCCGCGAGCGCGGCCGTCCGCGACGCGCGCGAAGCATCCGGGCCAGCCGATCCCGTATCTCGACATGTCGCGCCCCGGCACCGACGGCGTGGAGCTGACGGACTACGACGTGATCGGGTCGAACGAGGAAGGCACGGGCCTGTTCGCGCTCGACCGCGTCGAGCGCATCGACTTGCTCGCCTTGCCGCCGCCGCCCGGGCGCGATCTCGGCAACACCGCGTTCCTCGCGGCGGAGCGCTATTGTCGCCGGCGCCGCGCGATGCTCGTGTGGGATCCGCCGAGGGCCTGGCGATCGACCGACGCCGCCGTGCTCGGTATCCGCGCGGCCGGCCTCGTGAGCCACAACGTGCTCACCTGCTTTCCGCGACTGCGCCCGCGCGCTCAGTTCGCGCGCTTTCCGGCGGAGATTCCCGCAAGCGGAGCGGTCGCCGGTCTGCTCGCGAGAATGGATCGCGAGAACGGCGGCTGGCCGGCGCACGGCGCCGCTCAGCTCAAGTCGAGCCTCACGACGATCGTCGACGTCGGCGATGGACAAGCCGCACTGCTGCGGCGCTTCGGCGTGAACGCGCTGGTGCGCGCCCGCGGCGGCGGCGTGATGCTCACGGGCAATACGTGCCTCGCTCCGCAGGATGCGGTCGCGACGTTGTCGCGTCGGCTCGACACGCGGCGCGCGACGCTGCGCGTGCTCGGGGCGCTCGAGCGCGGGACGCGCTGGGTGCCGTCCGCGCTCGGCGCGCCCGAGACCATCGTGCAGGTCGAGCAGCAGGCCTACGCTTTCCTGCGCAAGCTGCGCGAGCGCGGTGCGCTGGCCGGCCAGCGCGACGATCAAGCCTTCTTCGTGAGAGCGAGCCGGTCGCGCGCCGACGAGGCGTCGGCTTTGACGCTCCGTTTCGGCTTTGCGCTCTGCACGCCCGGCCAGTTCCAGACCTACGAGATCCTGTACCGCCCGGACGGCGCCGTCACCCACGCGGTCCCGCCCCTCGATACCGAGCAGCTCGCCGGCTGAAGCGGCGCCGCGATTCGCGCGTGCCGCGGCTCACGTCCGGCGACGACCGAAGCCGCCGCCGCCGGGCGTTTCTATACGGAAGCGGTCGCCCGGGCCGAGCTCGAGGGCGGCGATCGGTCCGAGCTCGACGACCTCGCCGCTCGACCGGATCACGGCGTTCCGGCCGGGAAGCCCGGCGCTGCCGCCTGCGACGCCGAACGGCGGGACACGGCGTCGGTTGGACAGGATCGCCGCATGCATCGGCTCGAGGAACTCGATCTCGCGGACGATCCCGTCGCCGCCGCGATGACGGCCGTCGCCGCCGGACCCGGAGCGGATCTCGAAGCGCCGCAGCCGCACCGGATAGCGCCATTCGAGCACTTCGGGATCCGTGAGCCGCGAGTTCGTCATGTGCGTGTGCACCGCGCTCGCGCCGTCGAACGAAGGGCCGGCGCCCGCCCCGCCGC
This window of the Gammaproteobacteria bacterium genome carries:
- a CDS encoding L,D-transpeptidase family protein; protein product: MISKTARASAVLAFGLAVSGCIFVVPAEELEAARDRVPAAPDPTAPRLDALETSVFPSVPADAEMVGAVQVLFTRYENTFSAIAREYDLGYEALRRANPGVDHWLPGEGTPVYLPTRSILPDAPRDGIVINLPSMRLYYFSDRRDEEGGEVMTVTTYPIGIGRQGWGTPVGTATVTEKVVDPVWYVPASVRQEHAEQGDPLPAVVPPGPENPLGRHAMALSMPGYLIHGTNKPAGVGMRVSHGCIRLYPEDIEALFERVPRGTPVHIVNQPVLAGWNDGELYLEVHRPLDEDERDLAREADEAIAAALRRSGRADVELDRAAIARVVAEQRGIPFPIGMSAMPFDEYLAASRIVENTTPLPQSETAAAADVPDALPED